The region GTAGTTCTCGTGCGGATCGAAGCCCAGCACCGTCAGCCCTTTGGATGCTGGCGTCGTGCCGAAGCCCACGACCGGCAGCGCGCGTGACGGCGCGGCGGCGGACGGGCGGAGCTGCGCAAGCTTCTCCGGCAGTTGGCGGTACGAGTCGGCGCCCATCACCAGATCAACGCCGCCTGCCTGCGTGAGCAGCTTCTCGCCCAGGCGCTGCGCCATGCAGCCCGTGACGCCGATCACCACGTCCGGCCGCTGCTGCTTGAACTGCTGGAGCTGCCCCACGCGGCCGATCACGCGCTGCTCGGCGTGGTCGCGGATGGCGCAGGTGTTCACCAGGATCACGTCGGCGTCGTCGGGCGTGTCGGTCGCGACGTAGCCCTGCTCGGCGAGGATGCCGTGCATGAGCTCGCTGTCGCTGACGTTCATCTGGCAGCCGTACGTCTCGATGAAAGCTTTCTTCTGCGCCATGAGGTCCATCAAGGGGAGATGATGCCGAAGCAGCGCCGGCCGCGGCACGTGCGCGCGAGGCAAGCGGTTCGGTACACCGCTGCGCCGCCGCGGTTCGCACGAGGCGGATGATCGGACTGCCAGCTTGCGACTAAACCGACGGAGTGGCTGGCGTTCGTCTCTCTCCTTTTTTCTTACGTTCGGGGTTCTTCCTGGAGAGAGGCACTGGCGACGTCACACGCATCGCACCCGCACGGCTCGCGAGGTCGTTCAGGAAAGTGCTTAGCTCCAGACCGAAGGCAGCCGCGAACTTCTCGGCAGCCTCGACCCGCAGACGCGAGATGCCTTCTTCCAGCCTCCTAACTTGTCGTTCGCTCAATCCGGGGATGTCAGCCTGCCGGAGTCCGCGTTCAGCCCGGAGCAAGCGCAACGCAGCACCGGTATGATCCTGCTGGTTCCGAGCCATCGCGACGTCCGCCAGGTGAGATGGATCCGCTTGTTGGAGAATCTGTGAGACGCCCAGATGGATGTCGCTATCCGGCCAGTGAAGGAAGGAGCCGTCCACGTCGATTACGAAACCCGCTTGCTCGTCAGCGGAAAGGGCGGATACACCCGGAACACGGTGTAACGGGAAGATGCGAACCGTGAGATCACCGCAAACGAGGTAGAGTGACCGGTCCCAAACGTAAGCGTCGACGATGCCCAGGAAGGGTTCTTTCCTGGCCAGTGAGACGAGCATCCGGCGAACGGCCCCCTCATCGGACGTAAGGTGCGCTCGCTGGTC is a window of Longimicrobiaceae bacterium DNA encoding:
- a CDS encoding helix-turn-helix domain-containing protein, producing the protein MDSYHFSSKVLDSPGIPNQLRKLGREFSRLHEANPSPHTGVVVSASEVLAGRFGLPRGSKGRTTRYLIVNDVPEALLFRVVSELELRKPDQRAHLTSDEGAVRRMLVSLARKEPFLGIVDAYVWDRSLYLVCGDLTVRIFPLHRVPGVSALSADEQAGFVIDVDGSFLHWPDSDIHLGVSQILQQADPSHLADVAMARNQQDHTGAALRLLRAERGLRQADIPGLSERQVRRLEEGISRLRVEAAEKFAAAFGLELSTFLNDLASRAGAMRVTSPVPLSRKNPERKKKGERRTPATPSV